The proteins below are encoded in one region of Triticum aestivum cultivar Chinese Spring chromosome 1B, IWGSC CS RefSeq v2.1, whole genome shotgun sequence:
- the LOC123121851 gene encoding uncharacterized protein, with protein MADRLVLLVLVIAAASLTVASPVAAARPCNTLFISSHSANANPSNDPDHRSPLTTTVVTVFRIRRFGPHFLRTQGHAHPHLNHHHHHLHSIPANIQIRRPELPELPHSATGVAVSIQERVKDILVVLVGILFGIGCGALTAASMYLIWSVIAGPGASSHYDELYGDEASDSESPKKVGYVIIPGVEAYDGGKN; from the coding sequence ATGGCCGACCGCCTCGTCCTGCTCGTCCTCGTCATCGCCGCCGcatccctcaccgtagcctccccAGTCGCCGCGGCGCGTCCCTGCAACACCCTCTTCATCTCCTCCCACTCAGCCAACGCTAACCCCAGCAACGACCCCGACCACCGCTCCCCCCTCACCACGACGGTCGTCACCGTCTTCCGCATCCGCCGCTTCGGCCCCCATTTCCTCCGCACCCAAGGACACGCGCATCCCcacctcaaccaccaccaccaccacctacacTCCATCCCCGCCAACATCCAGatccgccgccccgagctcccagAGCTTCCCCACTCTGCGACCGGCGTTGCCGTGAGCATCCAGGAGCGCGTCAAGGACATCCTGGTGGTCCTCGTCGGGATCCTCTTCGGTATCGGCTGCGGCGCGCTCACTGCTGCCTCCATGTACCTCATTTGGTCCGTAATCGCCGGCCCCGGCGCGTCCTCCCACTACGACGAGCTCTACGGCGACGAGGCGTCCGACTCCGAGAGCCCCAAGAAGGTCGGCTATGTCATCATCCCCGGCGTCGAGGCCTACGACGGTGGTAAGAACTAA